One Amycolatopsis sp. NBC_00355 genomic window carries:
- a CDS encoding helix-turn-helix transcriptional regulator — translation MNRIPVVVRGTDSMSRMGVSATLRYEVEIQLLTDFTEPEDGVAVVIGDTLDEELLQVLRSLRTEGCRRVVLVIRALADEEMLEAIELGVTVLVWRSEVSAPKMVHAIQRASIGEPDLPPDLLNRFLSHVARAQRDGTTHTAFPAGLGEREVAVLRLVADGLDTKEIADLLSYSERTIKNILHDITNRFHLRNRSHAVAYAMREGWM, via the coding sequence ATGAACCGCATCCCCGTTGTCGTCCGCGGAACCGATTCGATGTCCCGGATGGGCGTGTCGGCCACCTTGCGCTACGAGGTGGAGATCCAGCTCCTCACCGACTTCACCGAGCCCGAGGACGGGGTCGCCGTCGTCATCGGCGACACCCTCGACGAAGAACTGCTCCAGGTGCTGAGAAGCCTGCGGACCGAAGGGTGCCGGAGAGTGGTCCTGGTCATCCGCGCGCTCGCGGACGAGGAGATGCTGGAGGCGATCGAGCTCGGGGTAACCGTGCTCGTCTGGCGGTCCGAGGTGTCCGCGCCGAAGATGGTGCACGCCATCCAGCGCGCGTCGATCGGCGAGCCGGACCTGCCGCCCGACCTGCTCAACCGGTTCCTCTCCCACGTCGCGCGCGCCCAGCGGGACGGGACGACGCACACCGCGTTCCCGGCCGGGCTGGGCGAACGCGAGGTCGCCGTGCTCCGGCTGGTCGCCGACGGCCTCGACACCAAGGAGATCGCCGATCTGCTCAGCTACTCCGAGCGCACGATCAAGAACATCCTGCACGACATCACGAACCGCTTCCACCTGCGCAACCGCTCGCACGCCGTCGCCTACGCGATGCGGGAAGGCTGGATGTAG